A window of the Nibribacter ruber genome harbors these coding sequences:
- a CDS encoding secondary thiamine-phosphate synthase enzyme YjbQ codes for MKWFQKSIRLPAVKRGFHLITDLLESQLPELEDYQVGLAHVFIQHTSAGLCINENADPTVRHDFEQHFNKMVPENAPYYRHTLEGPDDMPAHIKSALLGSSVTIPISKGRLALGTWQGIYLCEHRNNGGKRTVVVTLQGQ; via the coding sequence ATGAAGTGGTTCCAAAAGTCCATCCGGCTCCCGGCCGTCAAGCGCGGCTTTCATCTCATCACAGATTTGCTAGAATCCCAACTCCCCGAACTAGAGGATTATCAGGTGGGTTTGGCGCATGTGTTTATTCAGCATACCTCGGCGGGACTGTGCATCAATGAGAATGCAGACCCTACGGTGCGGCATGACTTTGAACAGCATTTCAATAAGATGGTACCCGAGAACGCGCCGTATTATAGACATACCTTAGAAGGACCCGATGATATGCCCGCGCATATTAAGTCGGCTTTGCTGGGCTCCTCGGTTACTATTCCCATTTCCAAAGGCCGTTTGGCATTAGGCACCTGGCAGGGCATTTACCTCTGTGAGCACCGCAACAACGGCGGCAAGCGCACGGTGGTGGTCACGTTGCAGGGGCAGTAG